GCTTTCCATATTAGTACCTATATCAAATCCTATACATATCCTTTCGCATAAGTCCACTCACATAGCAACTGAAAATTCATCAAGGAAGTCTCCCAATATTCtgtcatatacatatataacatTGTATTTGCAATGGAAGGAAGAGCTGCAATGCGTATGACATTGGTATTAGCTTTGTGCTTCTTTACATTCTTGGCTTCCAAGCAACACTATATTGGTGCTGACGCCCGCACAGCTCCAAGCCCAGGCAGCGCGggtcgtggtggtggtggtggtgtcctTACAGTGTTCACTCCAAGCCCTTCTCCTGATGTGTCCATCTGCAGCGACGCTGATTGTAAAGCAGGCTCTATTGATGAGCTCAAGGGTGAATACTCGGGTTCTCAATGTGTGGAGGTTGATCAAGGAGTCGTTTCTGTGTGTTTTACCAAAGATTAATTACAACTATAAGAGCTGATCTAATTAATCCACTAATATAATGCAAGATggataaataaaataacatctTCACATTGTTTTGTGATCTATTTCTAAGCACATTTTGTTGGGGGTGAAACTTTGTTTGTTTTGGATACGAGACGATATAAATACGGTAACAAAATAAACACGTTAGTGTAGCCTCATGCGAAAAAAACTTCACGACACAAGGAAAACGCTAACTTAAAATGGACCCTTAGTTATTCAATTTTTCATatcaattatgtgataatctgATGTTCCAAAATTACAACCCTCGGTTTATTGCCCCCACAAAAGAAATCATCCTACACCATTTGGCTATACCTGCTTTCTTTGTCATGCATTTTAAGCATCcaagttattttttttataccaacAATGCTGAGCATGCGGGAATCGAACTTGCGGCCAGGCCTCGATCATCAGGTGCACAGGTGAATCCTCGGCATCACTTCAGTCACAACCCCCCAACCCAAATGTGGTACATAGTTGACTAACTAGAAAGTCATCATTATAGGAACTgaaatatatatacttgacaaGAACTAACTGATATATTCAGTATTGATGTTTAAGTACAGTTCTTTATCAATACTAAAATATGAAGGCGATGGTAAAGTTTGCTTCTAAACTCACTCACACAACATGGCCAGAACTTCGGATTCATTGAAGATGGTTACatggaattttaatttttacagTGGGTGTAAAATCAATACTGCACGAAATAATCAAGGCAAAATCCCTTTGGGGATGAGGACATCCCCGATGTTGTTGTGCCATGGGTCAGCCAAGTGAGTAGCCAGGTTCTCCAATGGTCCTGTGCCAGGGTACGCCGATTGTTGAACAACAAACCCAACGAAAGCCAACAACGCGAGCCGGCCTACACACTCATCAATCAATAATTAGATCATCTGTAGTTTATAGTCCGACAACATAGTTTTGTATAAAATGTGACGTAACGTCTTTGTACTCACCATTCTTTATCTCTTTGACTTTGTACTCCTCGAACTTCTTGGGGTCCTTGGAGTAGCCCAAGGGGTCAAAAGCCCCGCCAGGGTACTTCTTCTTTTCAGTGTCCTTCTCCATGCTGCGTTGGTGTTCTACAAAGGCAATAGAAAGGAATTCGATGACCAAAATTGTAGGCAAAGTGCCCCATGGAACTGGGTTGCCTAAGTAGGTGGCTTGACCTCCTGGAACGGCAGCCCACTCTTGTGCTTTTACCCAGTTGCCCAATCCCAAAGCCTCTGGTACAAGAATCCCTGGCTGCAAAAGTGTGTTTACAAGGTTAATTTAGTCACTGCAAAGTAAATAAACTGGATGCAATTTTTAAGTTACTATTGTATGATACTTACTACAGCAAGCATTGCCCATCTGCAGTGAATGAGCTCAGACTCCTTGAACCTCTCCAAGTTCTCGGGCACTTCTCCTA
This region of Malus domestica chromosome 07, GDT2T_hap1 genomic DNA includes:
- the LOC103444815 gene encoding chlorophyll a-b binding protein 6, chloroplastic, with product MASNTLMSCGIATTAFPSVLSSSKSKFATSAVQLPSVGANASSRFSMSADWMPGEPRPPYLDGSAPGDFGFDPLRLGEVPENLERFKESELIHCRWAMLAVPGILVPEALGLGNWVKAQEWAAVPGGQATYLGNPVPWGTLPTILVIEFLSIAFVEHQRSMEKDTEKKKYPGGAFDPLGYSKDPKKFEEYKVKEIKNGRLALLAFVGFVVQQSAYPGTGPLENLATHLADPWHNNIGDVLIPKGILP